One segment of Falco rusticolus isolate bFalRus1 chromosome 3, bFalRus1.pri, whole genome shotgun sequence DNA contains the following:
- the GMPR gene encoding GMP reductase 1 isoform X3 yields MDTVGTFEMAVVMAKHAMFTAIHKHYSLEEWKLFAANHPECLEHVAASSGSGKADLDKLTSILEAIPPLRYICLDVANGYSEHFVEFVKSVRALFPHHTIMAGNVVTGEMVEELILSGADIIKVGIGPGSVCTTRIKTGVGYPQLSAVIECADSAHGLKGHIISDGGCSCPGDVAKAFGAGADFVMLGGMFAGHDQCAGEIMEKNGKKVKLFYGMSSDTAMKKHAGGVAEYRASEGRTVEVPYRGDVELTILDILGGLRSTCTYVGAAKLKELSRRTTFIRVTQQHSQVFS; encoded by the exons GCGAAA CATGCAATGTTCACTGCAATTCACAAGCATTATTCTTTGGAAGAATGGAAACTGTTTGCTGCCAATCACCCAGAATGCCTTGAG CATGTAGCAGCAAGCTCAGGTAGTGGAAAAGCTGATTTGGACAAGTTAACAAGTATTCTGGAGGCCATTCCACCTCTCAGATACATCTGCCTGGATGTGGCAAATGGCTATTCAGAGCACTTCGTGGAGTTTGTGAAGTCTGTTCGTGCTCTGTTCCCACATCACACCATCATG GCAGGCAATGTGGTGACAGGAGAGATGGTAGAAGAACTTATTCTTTCTGGAGCAGATATTATTAAAGTGGGTATCGGACCAG GTTCTGTGTGTACCACTCGGATTAAGACGGGGGTGGGCTATCCACAGCTAAGTGCTGTTATTGAGTGTGCAGACTCAGCACATGGCTTGAAAGGACATATCATCTCT GACGGAGGATGCAGCTGCCCAGGAGATGTCGCCAAAGCGTTTG GAGCTGGTGCTGATTTTGTTATGCTTGGAGGAATGTTTGCAGGCCATGACCAGTGTGCTGGAGAGATTATGGAGAAGAATGGCAAGAAGGTGAAACTCTTCTATGGAATGAGCTCTGATACAGCCATGAAGAAGCACGCAGGAGGCGTTGCTGAGTACAG GGCTTCGGAGGGCAGAACTGTGGAGGTACCGTACAGAGGGGACGTGGAACTCACCATCCTGGACATCCTCGGAGGGCTGCGCTCCACCTGCACCTATGTGGGAGCTGCCAAACTCAAGGAACTGAGCAGGAGGACGACGTTTATCCGGgtcacccagcagcacagccaggtcTTCTCTTAG